From Chryseobacterium shandongense, the proteins below share one genomic window:
- the bla gene encoding subclass B3 metallo-beta-lactamase: protein MKKYIIILGLLMTAQYNAQIVSEPKNHPKEWSQSYEPFRIAGNLYYVGTYDLASYLIVTDKGNILINTGLADSLPIIKNNIQKLGFKYRDTKILLLTQAHYDHLGAMADIKKETGAKLYVDGADAEVLKSGGKTDYEMGKYGVTFKPVNPDYILKDKDQVKLGSTKLTMLHHPGHTKGSCSFIFETRDNERNYKVLIANMPTIIIDKKFSEVADYPDIEKDYQYTLSEMKKLDFDIWVASHAGQFDLHKKRKPGNPYNPNVFMNKKEYLDQLKELEKDYLEKKSEELNGHNP, encoded by the coding sequence ATGAAAAAATATATTATAATCTTAGGGCTGTTAATGACGGCTCAATATAACGCTCAGATTGTCAGTGAACCCAAAAATCATCCTAAAGAATGGTCACAGTCTTACGAGCCGTTCCGGATTGCCGGAAATCTGTATTACGTCGGAACATATGATCTTGCTTCTTATCTTATCGTAACAGATAAAGGAAATATTCTTATCAATACAGGTTTGGCGGATTCGCTTCCCATCATTAAAAATAATATTCAGAAACTGGGTTTCAAATATCGAGATACCAAAATTTTACTGCTTACTCAGGCCCATTACGATCATTTAGGTGCAATGGCCGATATTAAAAAGGAGACAGGCGCAAAATTATATGTCGATGGAGCTGATGCAGAAGTTTTGAAAAGCGGTGGAAAGACAGATTACGAAATGGGAAAATATGGGGTTACGTTCAAACCTGTTAATCCGGATTATATTTTAAAAGATAAAGACCAGGTAAAGCTCGGAAGTACTAAGCTTACCATGCTTCATCATCCCGGACATACAAAAGGTTCCTGCAGCTTTATTTTTGAAACCAGAGATAATGAGAGAAATTATAAAGTTTTGATAGCCAATATGCCTACCATTATCATTGATAAAAAGTTCTCCGAAGTTGCTGATTATCCTGATATTGAAAAAGATTATCAGTATACATTAAGTGAAATGAAAAAACTTGATTTTGATATTTGGGTTGCCTCTCATGCAGGTCAGTTTGATCTTCATAAGAAACGTAAACCGGGAAATCCGTATAACCCGAACGTGTTTATGAACAAGAAAGAATATTTAGATCAGCTTAAAGAGCTGGAGAAAGATTATCTCGAAAAAAAATCAGAAGAACTTAATGGGCATAACCCGTAA
- a CDS encoding DUF1634 domain-containing protein, with the protein MKKNFTDVDLNRSVGNLLRLGVILSVITSLIGFVKLFTEGFKMPKRYTAFDMGSSSEKVWGHFWNSLCKGEGMAIIQLGILLLIFTPLMRIIFALIGYLKEKDYVYVVISSIVLTIMAISFFTGYAH; encoded by the coding sequence ATGAAAAAGAACTTCACGGATGTTGATCTGAACCGTTCCGTAGGGAATTTGCTGAGACTGGGAGTTATTCTTTCCGTAATTACGTCACTCATCGGTTTTGTAAAACTTTTTACAGAAGGTTTTAAAATGCCCAAAAGATACACCGCTTTTGATATGGGAAGCTCTTCAGAAAAAGTGTGGGGACATTTCTGGAATTCACTTTGCAAAGGTGAAGGCATGGCAATTATCCAACTGGGAATCCTGCTTCTTATTTTTACACCATTGATGAGGATTATCTTTGCTCTGATTGGCTATTTAAAAGAAAAAGACTACGTATATGTAGTCATTTCTTCCATCGTTCTGACGATTATGGCGATCAGTTTCTTTACGGGTTATGCCCATTAA
- a CDS encoding sulfite exporter TauE/SafE family protein, whose amino-acid sequence MSEIIILFLGAISAGLLGSLTGLGGGVIIIPLLTLGFGVPMHYAIGASLISVIGTSSGAAVAFVKEGFTNMRIGMFLEIATTAGAIVGALVSGMLNPNTIGIIFASILLLTVILNLKGKPDHQEPVIKGSLEEKLKLFGTFPDKGVLKSYSARNTVPGFLMMMFAGAMSGLLGIGSGALKVLAMDNMMKLPFKVSTTTSNFMIGVTAVASALIYFQRGEIVPVIVAPVLIGVVVGSFIGSKTLMVSKTKKLKVFFAIVITILSVYMMYNGINKSFR is encoded by the coding sequence ATGTCAGAAATCATTATTCTCTTCCTTGGAGCAATTTCGGCAGGACTTCTGGGTTCTCTGACCGGCTTAGGAGGAGGAGTTATTATTATTCCTTTATTAACGCTGGGTTTCGGCGTTCCTATGCATTACGCCATCGGTGCTTCTCTTATTTCTGTGATCGGAACCTCATCCGGAGCGGCAGTTGCTTTTGTGAAAGAAGGTTTCACCAACATGAGGATCGGTATGTTTCTGGAGATTGCCACAACAGCGGGAGCTATTGTTGGAGCCCTGGTTTCCGGAATGTTAAATCCAAATACCATCGGAATTATTTTCGCCAGTATTCTTCTTTTAACGGTTATCTTAAATTTGAAAGGAAAGCCTGATCACCAGGAACCTGTAATTAAAGGTAGCCTGGAAGAGAAGCTGAAACTGTTCGGAACCTTTCCTGATAAAGGAGTCTTAAAGAGTTATTCTGCAAGAAATACGGTTCCCGGATTTTTAATGATGATGTTCGCAGGAGCCATGTCCGGTTTATTGGGGATTGGTTCGGGAGCTTTGAAAGTTCTGGCTATGGATAATATGATGAAACTGCCGTTTAAAGTTTCTACCACTACAAGTAATTTTATGATTGGTGTTACCGCGGTTGCCAGTGCTCTGATTTATTTTCAAAGGGGAGAAATTGTTCCTGTGATTGTAGCTCCGGTGCTAATCGGGGTGGTTGTAGGCAGCTTTATCGGCTCTAAAACATTGATGGTTTCTAAAACTAAAAAATTAAAAGTATTTTTTGCCATTGTCATTACCATTCTTTCTGTGTATATGATGTACAATGGTATTAATAAAAGCTTCAGATAA
- a CDS encoding DUF1543 domain-containing protein, translating into MKLFYVILGATPPGRNIEQHDVFFGIAENLKDLVEDMKAFWKEAKGKIHIDCYQEVKFVDGYEVKIVERGQETSEEQLYFINLGGYKRGFFEEFHEQHLVVGSSMGEAVKRAKATEFYKTMGFKGATSHIDEKLGVDIDDIFPVKEILPSDMKKKYAISLVKSDAENQENFVSLGYLKIDKIQ; encoded by the coding sequence ATGAAACTTTTTTATGTCATTCTGGGAGCAACACCTCCCGGCAGAAACATTGAGCAGCACGATGTATTCTTTGGAATTGCAGAGAACCTGAAAGATCTTGTGGAAGATATGAAAGCTTTCTGGAAAGAAGCAAAAGGAAAAATTCATATCGACTGTTATCAGGAAGTGAAATTTGTAGACGGATACGAAGTGAAGATTGTTGAAAGAGGGCAGGAAACTTCCGAAGAACAGCTTTATTTCATTAATCTCGGAGGATACAAAAGAGGATTTTTTGAAGAGTTTCATGAGCAGCATCTTGTAGTGGGAAGTTCTATGGGAGAAGCCGTAAAAAGGGCAAAAGCAACCGAATTTTATAAAACGATGGGCTTCAAGGGAGCAACCAGCCATATCGATGAAAAATTGGGCGTGGACATCGATGATATTTTTCCGGTAAAGGAAATTTTACCTTCAGATATGAAAAAGAAATATGCGATATCATTGGTGAAATCAGATGCTGAAAATCAGGAAAACTTTGTAAGTCTGGGCTATCTGAAGATTGATAAAATTCAGTAA
- a CDS encoding 5-(carboxyamino)imidazole ribonucleotide synthase, translated as MKIGILGGGQLGRMLIQEALKYDDEFYTLDPAPDAPCHNISYFTQGNFNDYETVLNFGKDKDVVTIEIEHVNADALAELESQGIKVVPNSNIIKTIQQKILQKEFYKANNIPSPEFEVMDGSSDEIKMPLPFVQKMNTGGYDGKGVQVIRTAEDMKNLWTQDSAIEKLVDIEKELSVIVARNENGETKTFPVTEMVADPKLNLLDFNICPVVLSEDIEEQINSITEKFLNAINSPGLFAIELFLDKEGKVWVNETAPRLHNSGHQSQEGNANSQFEQMYRVVKNLPLADTDAIIYSGMLNLVGAEGYSGKVIYEGMEDVLRLPETYVHLYGKTETKPGRKMGHINVLAESREELMEKLVMVKGMVRVIAE; from the coding sequence ATGAAAATAGGAATTTTAGGAGGCGGACAGCTAGGAAGAATGCTGATTCAGGAAGCACTGAAATACGACGATGAATTTTATACACTGGATCCAGCTCCTGATGCACCATGCCACAATATTTCTTACTTTACACAAGGAAACTTCAACGATTATGAAACCGTTCTGAATTTCGGTAAAGATAAAGATGTGGTAACCATTGAAATCGAGCATGTGAATGCAGATGCATTGGCCGAGCTTGAAAGCCAGGGAATAAAAGTAGTTCCGAATTCTAATATCATTAAAACCATTCAGCAAAAAATTCTTCAGAAGGAATTTTATAAAGCCAATAATATCCCAAGCCCGGAATTTGAAGTGATGGACGGAAGTTCCGACGAGATAAAAATGCCCTTACCTTTTGTACAGAAAATGAATACAGGCGGCTATGACGGAAAAGGAGTACAGGTAATCCGCACAGCGGAAGATATGAAGAATCTCTGGACACAGGATTCGGCTATTGAGAAACTGGTGGATATCGAGAAAGAACTTTCTGTAATTGTTGCCAGAAATGAAAACGGAGAAACCAAAACCTTTCCTGTCACGGAAATGGTAGCAGATCCTAAACTGAATCTTTTGGATTTCAATATTTGCCCTGTTGTGTTGTCTGAGGATATTGAAGAGCAGATTAATTCTATCACCGAAAAATTCTTAAATGCCATCAATTCTCCCGGACTTTTTGCCATTGAACTGTTTTTAGATAAAGAAGGAAAAGTATGGGTGAATGAAACGGCTCCAAGGCTGCATAATTCAGGACATCAAAGCCAGGAAGGAAATGCCAATTCACAGTTTGAGCAAATGTATCGTGTGGTGAAAAATTTACCTTTGGCAGATACCGATGCCATCATCTACAGCGGAATGCTGAATCTTGTTGGCGCAGAAGGTTATTCCGGAAAAGTAATCTATGAAGGAATGGAAGATGTTTTGAGACTTCCTGAAACCTACGTTCACCTTTACGGAAAAACAGAAACCAAACCGGGAAGAAAAATGGGCCACATCAATGTTCTTGCAGAATCACGAGAGGAACTGATGGAAAAGCTGGTGATGGTAAAAGGAATGGTGAGGGTGATTGCAGAATAA
- a CDS encoding cation:proton antiporter has product MNLLSIHNLSLPIEDPVLKFLLVLIIILAAPLLLNKIKVPHLLGLIIAGAVIGPNGFNVLARDSSIVVTGTTGLLYIMFLAGLEIDMGDFKKNKWKSLGYGGYAFIFPFILGYLGSYYLLNFSVLTSVLFASLFSSQTLITYPLISKLGIAKNRAVNITVGGTMITDVATLLVLAVVVGMVQGDVGTSFWVKLSVSFIVFGLIVLMIFPLIGRWFFKKIDDKISQYIFVLVMIYFAAVLAELAGVEAIIGAFFAGLALNRLIPHTSSLMNRVEFVGNAIFIPFFLISVGMLIDFKVFFNSFETLKVASIMLVASIGGKYISAVVAQKTFRFTKEEGRLIFGLSSASAAATLATVMVGYNIILSETETGEPIRLLNEHVLNGSILLILISCTISSFISMSSAQKIAEQDNEDTVSGKNHEKENILLALNYESTVERIVNLGILIKAHSNTEDLFALNVINEDKNESSVKNAEKLLHQATDTAAAADVKMQSLKRYDNDVVNGINNVIKEQNITDLIIGLEDEKGFSPAFIYNLYNGYLQNDDVNVLVYHAAQPLSTIRKYAVMIPENAHKEAGFFHALLRVWNIARNSGATVVFYAAENILNILQRIIKKANIEAEFIIMKTWKDGEETASQLKDDEALILFMAKRGMYSYIPRMRLIPELLNKSLPDKNYLLIFPYSEYDKNSSEKRSVGNHDDFMEIGNIIKKIFK; this is encoded by the coding sequence ATGAACTTACTGAGTATACATAATCTGAGTCTCCCCATCGAAGACCCCGTCCTGAAATTTCTGCTTGTTCTGATTATTATTCTTGCAGCTCCTCTTTTGCTGAATAAAATAAAAGTTCCGCATCTGCTGGGACTGATCATTGCGGGAGCCGTAATCGGACCGAATGGGTTTAACGTCCTCGCAAGGGACAGCAGTATTGTCGTTACCGGAACCACCGGACTTCTATACATTATGTTTCTGGCAGGCCTGGAAATTGATATGGGAGATTTCAAAAAGAACAAATGGAAAAGCCTGGGATACGGCGGTTATGCCTTTATATTTCCTTTCATTTTAGGATATTTAGGCTCCTATTACCTGCTTAATTTCTCAGTACTTACTTCTGTCCTTTTTGCCAGTCTGTTTTCGTCACAGACGCTTATTACTTATCCTTTAATCAGTAAACTGGGAATAGCAAAAAACCGCGCAGTAAACATTACGGTTGGCGGGACAATGATTACGGACGTCGCTACCTTATTAGTATTGGCCGTTGTTGTCGGGATGGTTCAGGGAGATGTGGGAACTTCCTTCTGGGTTAAATTATCGGTTTCCTTTATCGTTTTCGGACTAATCGTACTGATGATTTTCCCTCTGATAGGGCGTTGGTTTTTCAAAAAAATAGACGATAAAATTTCCCAGTATATTTTTGTTCTGGTTATGATTTATTTTGCTGCCGTACTTGCAGAATTGGCCGGTGTGGAGGCAATTATCGGGGCATTCTTTGCTGGATTGGCTTTAAACAGGCTTATTCCTCATACCTCATCATTAATGAACCGCGTAGAATTTGTGGGCAACGCCATCTTTATCCCGTTTTTTCTTATCAGTGTCGGAATGCTGATTGATTTTAAAGTTTTTTTCAACAGTTTCGAAACATTAAAGGTTGCCTCGATTATGCTGGTTGCTTCTATCGGTGGTAAGTATATCTCTGCCGTTGTAGCACAGAAAACATTCAGGTTTACCAAAGAGGAAGGAAGATTGATTTTCGGATTAAGCTCTGCTTCTGCGGCGGCCACTCTTGCAACCGTGATGGTAGGATACAACATTATCCTCTCTGAAACAGAAACCGGAGAACCCATTCGTTTACTGAATGAGCATGTCCTCAACGGAAGTATTCTGCTGATCCTTATTTCCTGTACGATATCTTCTTTCATTTCCATGTCAAGCGCGCAAAAAATTGCCGAACAGGATAATGAAGATACTGTTTCAGGCAAGAATCATGAAAAAGAAAATATCCTTTTAGCCCTAAATTATGAATCAACGGTTGAAAGAATAGTAAATCTGGGAATTTTGATTAAAGCACATTCGAATACAGAAGATTTGTTTGCTTTGAACGTTATTAATGAAGATAAAAATGAATCTTCCGTAAAAAATGCAGAGAAACTTCTTCACCAGGCTACTGATACAGCAGCTGCAGCAGATGTTAAAATGCAGTCATTAAAGAGGTATGATAATGATGTGGTGAACGGAATTAATAATGTTATTAAAGAACAGAATATTACTGATCTTATCATCGGGCTTGAAGATGAAAAAGGCTTCTCCCCGGCTTTTATCTATAATCTTTATAACGGCTACCTTCAGAATGATGACGTTAATGTATTGGTTTATCATGCTGCGCAACCTTTGTCAACCATCAGGAAGTATGCGGTAATGATTCCTGAAAACGCCCATAAGGAAGCCGGATTTTTCCATGCACTGTTAAGGGTTTGGAATATTGCCAGAAATTCAGGTGCTACCGTTGTTTTTTATGCCGCAGAAAATATCCTGAACATCCTTCAGAGAATTATTAAAAAAGCGAATATCGAAGCCGAATTTATCATTATGAAAACATGGAAAGACGGCGAAGAAACCGCTTCACAACTGAAGGACGACGAGGCATTAATTCTTTTTATGGCCAAACGCGGGATGTATTCTTACATTCCAAGAATGAGGCTTATTCCCGAATTGCTGAACAAAAGCCTTCCCGATAAAAATTACCTGCTGATTTTCCCTTATTCCGAGTATGATAAAAACAGTTCTGAAAAGAGATCGGTAGGAAATCATGATGATTTTATGGAAATCGGGAATATTATTAAAAAGATTTTTAAGTAG
- a CDS encoding DMT family transporter translates to MKDYKLTLAILTVAIVWGTTFLSIRVAVETIPAWFVAGIRQFLASVIMLIILLYRGQFQWIGWKNLGYQLVFSSLMLIVANGLTTVAEETLTSSLTSLISATSPIIVFLGSVGLGLQKFTIRALIGVLLCFGGITFIFWNGISDLANPDYRFGIFLLFCGILGWASGTIFTKKMNIQSKNISLNLFYQFAFAGIIQIIFAFLFTENYNFGNWSLKSVSAMLYLSLFGSVAAFFAYHYALTKVSPVQVSILAYVNTIISIFLSWLILNEEISAKFIIAAFLIILGVFVINYNREMFKKHRIE, encoded by the coding sequence TTGAAAGATTATAAACTAACACTTGCGATCCTTACAGTCGCTATTGTCTGGGGAACTACTTTTTTGTCGATCCGGGTAGCAGTAGAAACAATTCCTGCCTGGTTTGTGGCGGGAATCCGTCAGTTTCTTGCTTCTGTGATTATGCTTATAATTCTTTTATACAGAGGACAGTTTCAATGGATCGGCTGGAAAAATCTTGGATATCAGCTTGTTTTTTCTTCGTTAATGCTGATTGTCGCCAATGGATTAACAACAGTAGCCGAAGAAACACTTACCAGCAGTCTCACATCATTGATCAGTGCTACTTCACCGATTATCGTTTTTCTGGGAAGCGTGGGTTTAGGGTTACAGAAATTTACCATACGAGCTTTAATTGGTGTATTGTTATGCTTCGGAGGAATAACTTTTATCTTTTGGAACGGTATTAGTGATCTCGCCAATCCGGATTACAGATTCGGGATATTTCTATTGTTTTGCGGAATTTTAGGATGGGCTTCTGGTACAATTTTTACAAAAAAGATGAATATTCAGAGTAAAAATATTTCATTAAACCTTTTCTACCAGTTTGCCTTTGCAGGAATTATTCAGATCATATTCGCTTTTTTATTTACTGAAAACTATAATTTCGGGAACTGGTCGCTGAAAAGTGTTTCGGCAATGCTGTATTTATCATTATTCGGTTCAGTAGCGGCTTTTTTTGCGTATCATTATGCTTTAACAAAAGTTTCTCCCGTTCAGGTTTCCATTCTGGCATATGTGAATACAATCATTTCCATCTTCCTAAGCTGGCTTATCCTTAATGAAGAGATTTCAGCAAAATTCATCATTGCTGCGTTTTTAATTATTCTCGGAGTTTTTGTGATTAATTATAACCGTGAGATGTTTAAAAAGCACAGAATCGAATAA
- the purE gene encoding 5-(carboxyamino)imidazole ribonucleotide mutase codes for MVGIIMGSQSDLPIMEQAANFLKSLDIPYELTVVSAHRTPERMFDYAKTAKDRGLKVIVAGAGGAAHLPGMVASCTTLPVIGVPILSSNSIDGWDSILSILQMPGGIPVATVALNGALNAGILAAKIIGSSDEMVAENLQKYQDSLKDKVLGTVDDIKAQHPNHFDK; via the coding sequence ATGGTAGGAATTATTATGGGAAGTCAAAGCGACTTGCCGATCATGGAACAGGCTGCAAATTTTTTAAAATCTTTGGATATTCCGTATGAACTGACGGTAGTTTCTGCGCACAGAACGCCGGAAAGAATGTTTGATTATGCCAAAACAGCCAAAGACAGAGGCTTGAAAGTAATTGTCGCAGGAGCAGGTGGGGCAGCGCATCTTCCGGGGATGGTTGCAAGCTGTACAACATTACCCGTAATAGGAGTTCCTATTTTATCAAGCAATTCTATCGACGGATGGGACTCTATTCTGTCCATTCTCCAGATGCCGGGCGGAATTCCTGTGGCAACCGTCGCGTTGAACGGAGCCTTAAATGCCGGAATTTTAGCGGCAAAAATTATCGGATCTTCAGACGAAATGGTGGCAGAAAATCTTCAGAAATATCAGGATTCTCTTAAGGATAAAGTATTGGGAACGGTTGATGATATCAAAGCCCAGCACCCTAATCATTTTGACAAATAG
- a CDS encoding BspA family leucine-rich repeat surface protein produces MKKLLLITLCVFLFQIIKAQNEFITIWQPGLVSNPAVTVDAPFQANSNQIWFPGNGENYTIEWEEIGYPLHNGIMTNVTSANQVLIDFGTSSGDSSGATYRVKVSNGNGVFKQIKFGTAQLFPAAEMLIPIWQMFGSADKIIEIEQWGDISWISMNSAFTNCVSLQLTATDSPNLNAVADASFMFYGTPQFMGAPSMQNWNTSKVKDFSFMFSCLLSTSNIPHQFNSPFIGNWNTSSATNMSYMLAGRKVFNQSVNNWDVSKVTNMAWMFGQCLSFNQRLDNWNTSSLQDMHFMFHMISVFNQPLDMWNTANVTDMAHVFHGCTSFNQNLNSWDVSNVTRINTFLTDASSYNQSFEDWNLASVSDASSMLINTGIDCNNYSKTLVGWANNANTANNVNLGSTAPSKYASNIASQRDFLINNKNWIISGDSVGSCFLATSDIKNTKAASIYPNPAKDKIHTEHLHDAEKYRIVDASGRLLKEGKIENEIINISTLSKGNYILQIVTKDKVQTYKFIKE; encoded by the coding sequence ATGAAAAAATTATTACTCATTACACTCTGTGTTTTTCTCTTTCAAATTATAAAAGCTCAGAATGAGTTTATCACGATTTGGCAACCAGGCCTTGTTTCAAATCCTGCTGTAACTGTAGACGCACCTTTTCAGGCAAATTCAAATCAAATCTGGTTTCCCGGTAATGGAGAAAATTATACCATTGAGTGGGAGGAAATTGGATATCCGCTTCACAACGGAATTATGACGAATGTAACCTCTGCCAATCAGGTTTTAATTGATTTCGGAACCTCAAGCGGAGATTCTTCCGGTGCCACATACAGAGTAAAAGTCTCCAATGGAAACGGTGTTTTCAAACAAATAAAATTTGGTACAGCACAGTTATTTCCTGCTGCAGAAATGCTTATACCAATCTGGCAAATGTTTGGCAGTGCCGATAAAATAATAGAAATTGAGCAATGGGGAGATATCTCATGGATCTCTATGAATTCTGCTTTTACCAATTGCGTGTCCCTGCAACTTACTGCAACAGACAGCCCAAACCTTAATGCTGTTGCAGATGCATCTTTTATGTTTTATGGAACTCCACAATTTATGGGAGCCCCTTCTATGCAAAACTGGAATACTTCTAAGGTTAAGGATTTCAGTTTTATGTTTTCGTGCCTTTTAAGCACCTCTAATATTCCTCATCAGTTCAATTCACCCTTCATAGGAAACTGGAATACTTCTTCAGCTACCAATATGAGTTATATGCTGGCCGGAAGAAAAGTATTCAATCAAAGTGTAAATAATTGGGATGTTTCAAAAGTTACCAATATGGCCTGGATGTTCGGTCAATGTTTAAGCTTCAATCAGCGATTAGATAACTGGAATACATCAAGCCTACAAGATATGCATTTTATGTTTCATATGATTTCTGTTTTTAATCAGCCTTTAGATATGTGGAACACAGCAAATGTTACAGATATGGCACATGTATTTCATGGCTGCACTTCATTTAATCAAAATTTAAACTCATGGGATGTAAGTAATGTTACAAGAATAAATACTTTTTTAACGGACGCATCAAGCTATAATCAATCATTTGAAGACTGGAATTTAGCATCCGTAAGCGATGCTTCAAGTATGCTTATAAATACTGGTATCGATTGCAACAATTACAGCAAAACACTTGTAGGCTGGGCAAACAATGCCAATACGGCAAATAATGTCAATCTGGGGTCTACAGCGCCGTCAAAATATGCCTCCAATATTGCCAGCCAAAGAGATTTTCTGATTAATAACAAAAACTGGATCATTTCAGGAGACTCAGTCGGAAGCTGTTTTCTTGCAACTTCTGATATTAAAAATACAAAAGCAGCTTCAATTTATCCAAATCCAGCGAAAGATAAGATCCATACAGAACATCTACATGACGCTGAAAAATACAGAATTGTTGATGCATCCGGAAGATTACTCAAGGAAGGAAAGATAGAAAATGAAATCATCAACATCAGCACTTTATCAAAAGGAAATTACATTTTACAGATCGTAACAAAAGATAAAGTTCAAACTTATAAATTTATTAAAGAATAA
- the yiaA gene encoding inner membrane protein YiaA: MKKQNVSTAFVAASWVALGAGMIGFIVGLARAEMELNEKGYYFTILLYGLFAVVSLQKAVRDRLENIKVTDIYYGICWFATLSSLVLLAIGLWNATILPSEKGFYAFAFLLALFGAIAVQKNTRDNMIED; the protein is encoded by the coding sequence ATGAAAAAACAAAATGTGTCGACTGCATTTGTGGCAGCGTCCTGGGTCGCTTTAGGAGCGGGAATGATCGGTTTCATCGTTGGGCTTGCCAGAGCGGAAATGGAACTTAATGAGAAAGGATATTATTTCACCATTCTTTTGTATGGGTTGTTTGCTGTAGTTTCTTTACAGAAGGCCGTTCGGGACCGACTGGAGAACATTAAAGTAACTGATATTTATTACGGAATCTGCTGGTTTGCCACCCTATCATCTTTAGTTTTACTGGCAATTGGTCTTTGGAATGCAACCATTCTTCCGAGTGAAAAAGGGTTTTATGCATTTGCTTTCTTACTGGCTCTTTTTGGGGCCATCGCAGTACAAAAGAATACACGGGACAATATGATAGAAGATTAA
- the ahcY gene encoding adenosylhomocysteinase has translation MSTTTQYLPYKVKDISLAEWGRKEINLAEAEMPGLMAIREEYGPSQPLKGARIAGCLHMTIQTAVLIETLVALGAEVTWSSCNIFSTQDHAAAAIAAAGIPVYAWKGMNAEEFDWCIEQTLFFGEDRKPLNMILDDGGDLTNMVFDKYPELTKEIKGLSEETTTGVHRLYERMKNGTLVMPAINVNDSVTKSKFDNKYGCKESAVDAVRRATDIMLAGKRVVVCGYGDVGKGTAASFRGAGSIVTVTEIDPICALQAAMDGYEVKRLDTVVDNADIVITTTGNFNIVRKEHFLKLKDKAIVCNIGHFDNEIDMAWLNENYGHTKSEVKPQVDIYTVEGKEVIILAEGRLVNLGCATGHPSFVMSNSFSNQTLAQIELWNNSAAYKNEVYMLPKHLDEKVAALHLKKLSVELETLSQEQADYIGVNVEGPFKPEYYRY, from the coding sequence ATGAGTACTACAACACAATACCTTCCTTACAAAGTTAAGGATATCTCCCTGGCAGAATGGGGAAGAAAAGAAATTAATCTTGCAGAAGCTGAAATGCCTGGTCTTATGGCAATCCGTGAAGAATACGGACCTTCTCAGCCGTTAAAAGGAGCAAGAATCGCGGGATGCCTTCACATGACGATCCAAACAGCTGTGCTTATCGAGACGCTGGTAGCTTTAGGAGCTGAAGTTACCTGGTCTTCTTGTAATATTTTCTCTACCCAGGATCATGCTGCTGCGGCTATTGCTGCTGCCGGAATTCCCGTGTATGCTTGGAAAGGCATGAATGCAGAAGAATTTGACTGGTGTATTGAGCAGACTTTATTTTTCGGGGAAGACAGAAAACCGTTAAACATGATTCTGGATGACGGTGGAGATTTAACGAACATGGTTTTTGATAAATATCCTGAATTAACCAAAGAAATCAAAGGTCTTTCCGAAGAAACCACAACAGGTGTTCACAGACTGTACGAAAGAATGAAAAACGGAACTTTGGTAATGCCTGCAATCAATGTAAATGATTCTGTAACCAAATCTAAATTCGACAACAAATACGGATGTAAGGAATCTGCGGTAGATGCTGTAAGAAGAGCTACTGACATTATGCTTGCCGGAAAAAGAGTGGTTGTTTGCGGATATGGAGATGTTGGTAAAGGTACCGCCGCATCTTTCAGAGGAGCAGGTTCTATTGTGACGGTTACTGAAATCGATCCGATCTGTGCGCTTCAGGCTGCGATGGACGGATATGAAGTGAAAAGACTTGATACTGTAGTGGATAACGCAGATATCGTAATCACAACCACAGGTAACTTTAACATTGTAAGAAAAGAACATTTCTTAAAATTAAAGGATAAAGCGATCGTGTGTAACATCGGCCACTTCGATAACGAAATCGATATGGCTTGGCTAAACGAAAACTACGGCCATACTAAATCTGAAGTGAAACCTCAGGTGGACATCTACACTGTTGAAGGTAAGGAAGTAATCATTCTTGCAGAAGGAAGACTGGTAAACTTAGGATGTGCAACAGGACACCCTAGTTTCGTGATGTCAAACTCTTTCTCTAACCAGACCTTGGCCCAGATCGAGCTTTGGAACAATTCTGCAGCGTATAAAAATGAAGTATATATGCTTCCAAAGCATCTTGATGAAAAAGTAGCGGCCCTTCACCTTAAGAAATTAAGTGTTGAGCTGGAAACTCTTTCCCAGGAACAGGCCGATTATATCGGGGTAAATGTTGAAGGACCTTTCAAACCGGAATATTACAGATATTAA